The Pseudomonas fragi DNA window CTATCACCCGCTGAATCCGCTCGCGGCGCTGTTCGGCACTGACAGGGCCGGCCGCAATAAAGGCTTTTTTCTGCGCCGCCAACAGGCTGGACAGCTGTTCTGGGGCAGTGCTGCTGAACGTCATGGGCAAGTCCTCTGATACACGGGTTCGATGAGCCGACGCTAGCGAACTGTGCCCCGTACTGCCTCGTCCGATCGGACGATAATCGGCTGTATTCGTTAGTCCATTAAGACGATGTAGTGCCCCGCCACGAGGCGAATACTGCCAGCACGAAAATTCAATCCATGGGGTTCGTCATGGCAATGCAAAGCAGCTTTGACCCGCAGGCCTTCCGTACCGCACTGGGCACGTTCACCACCGGGGTGACGATCATCACCACCCAGGCCGAAGACGGCTCGCCCATCGGCATTACGGCCAACAGTTTCAACTCGGTATCGCTCAACCCGCCGCTGGTGCTGTGGAGCCTGGCCAAGTCCGCTCGCAGTTTGCCGGTGTTCAGCTCGGGCAAGCACTGGAACGTGCATGTGCTGTCCACCGAACAGGAGCCGCTGTCCGGTCGTTTTGCCATGCAGGGCGAGAACAAGTTTGCCGAGATCGAACTCGACAACGGCATCAGCGAAGCGCCGCTGTTGCAGGACTGCACCGCACGTTTTCAGTGCCGCACCGCCTTTCAATACGAAGGCGGCGACCATGTGATATTCGTAGGTGAAGTGCTTGCCTTCGATCACAGCGACCGCGCCCCGCTGGCTTTTCAAAGCGGCCAATATGCCCTGGCCACCCGCAAGCCGCGCAGCGAACTGCGCCTGGCAACCACCCCGCCACCGCCTGAATGCAGCTACACCGAGGACCTGCTCGGCTACCTGCTGGGCCGCGCCCACTACCAGTTGCTCGACGCCCTGCATCGCCTGCTGAGCAATCAGCAACTGGACGAGCATGCGTTCTTTATCCTGTCGGTGCTGTGTATCCGCGACAACCTGACCCTCAACGAAATCAATACGTTCGTCAGCTACACCGGGCATGTGGTCAGCGTGGCAAGCATGCGTTTTCTCGAAAAGCAGAATCTGGTCGCCCTCGAGGGCAGCCAGCAGCAACCGCGCTATGTGCTGACCGCCACTGGCCGTGAGGCTTCATTGCAACAGTTGGCGCTGGCCAAGGCGGTGGAAGAAAACGTATCGGCCAAACTGGGGCCCGGTGATGCCCAGGCGCTCAAAGTGCTGCTCAAGCGCCTGATTGCCGCCAGTGATCCTGGCCTGCCTGACCTGTGGGCGCCCCGCCAATAAAAAAGGACCCGTTATGAACATTATTCAACGCTTCAACCTCAGCGGCTGCGTGGCCGTGATCACCGGCGGCGGTCGCGGCATTGGCCGCGGCATCGCCCTGGCCTACGCTGAAGCCGGTGCCGATGTGGTCCTGGCGGCCCGCACCCTGGCCGACGTCGAAGCCGTGGCCGAAGAAGTACGCGCCCTGGGCCGCCGGGCCCTGGCCTTGAGCTGCGACGTAAATGACAGCGAACAGCGCAGCGCTCTGGTCACCCAGGCCCGCGAGCAGATGGGCCGTATCACCCACCTGGTGAACAACGCAGGCGGCGCCGGGCCCAATGACCCCTTGACCCTGAGCGTGGAGCGTTTTGAGGAAATCATGCGTTTCAACGTGTCCTCGGCCTACCACCTGAGCCAGCTGTGCGTGCCGCACATGCGCGAGGCGGGCCAGGGCAACATCATCAATATCACCTCGGGGGCGGCGCGTTATGCGCAAACCCAGTTCAGCGCCTACGGCACTGCCAAGGCCGCGTTGAGCCATATGACCCGCCTGCTGGCCCAGGACTTTGCGCCGCAGGTGCGGGTCAACGGCATTGCCCCTGGCCCGGTGCTGACTGCCGCCCTCAATGGCGTACTGCCGGTGGCCATGCGCGACGGCATGATCAAGGCCACGCCGCTGCAAAGCCTGGGCGAAGTGGAAGACATCGCCGCTGCGGCACTGTACCTGGCCAGCCCGGCGTCGCGCTGGGTCACCGGCAAGATCCTGGAAGTGGACGGCGGCGCCGAATCGAGCGTCTGGCCGGGTTGAGCCACCGGACACAAAAACGGTGGGAGCGGGCTTGCTCGCGATGGAATCAACGCGGTCTGCCTGAAAGACCTCACCGCCTGCATCGCGAGCAAGCCCGCTCCCACAAAGCGTTTTCTGGCGTTTAAGAGAGCCAATTTATGGACACACAGTTGATTGAAGCCCTGGGCGACGAGCTGTTTCACGCCCTGCGTGAACGCCGCAGCCTGCAGCCATTGACCGCCCGCTACCCGGACTTGAGCCTGGACACTGCCTACCGGATTTCCCTGCGCTTTTTACAGCGCCGCCAGGCGCTGGGCGAGCAAGTGGTCGGCAAA harbors:
- a CDS encoding flavin reductase family protein — translated: MAMQSSFDPQAFRTALGTFTTGVTIITTQAEDGSPIGITANSFNSVSLNPPLVLWSLAKSARSLPVFSSGKHWNVHVLSTEQEPLSGRFAMQGENKFAEIELDNGISEAPLLQDCTARFQCRTAFQYEGGDHVIFVGEVLAFDHSDRAPLAFQSGQYALATRKPRSELRLATTPPPPECSYTEDLLGYLLGRAHYQLLDALHRLLSNQQLDEHAFFILSVLCIRDNLTLNEINTFVSYTGHVVSVASMRFLEKQNLVALEGSQQQPRYVLTATGREASLQQLALAKAVEENVSAKLGPGDAQALKVLLKRLIAASDPGLPDLWAPRQ
- a CDS encoding glucose 1-dehydrogenase translates to MNIIQRFNLSGCVAVITGGGRGIGRGIALAYAEAGADVVLAARTLADVEAVAEEVRALGRRALALSCDVNDSEQRSALVTQAREQMGRITHLVNNAGGAGPNDPLTLSVERFEEIMRFNVSSAYHLSQLCVPHMREAGQGNIINITSGAARYAQTQFSAYGTAKAALSHMTRLLAQDFAPQVRVNGIAPGPVLTAALNGVLPVAMRDGMIKATPLQSLGEVEDIAAAALYLASPASRWVTGKILEVDGGAESSVWPG